One genomic window of Prochlorococcus sp. MIT 0801 includes the following:
- a CDS encoding D-alanyl-D-alanine carboxypeptidase: MKKKLSLYIGLIIISINTANGNLFSIYSYVRQRININSITPEETNICYALQKKIEDYIDNFNSKISVNILNKNGEFIVDINGKIPRIPASNQKILSSAFSLDNLGPNYILKTSLNEMSNGGLYLDASGDPDFDKRHLDELLRGLNSKEFNTGIKLPILITSSKKNTWWPPSWSYSDRKEEYGAPITKYSIASNASTNALNNPIDNFINELKTSLVRNNLSSKYFIKPVYNDFSIDFVSTIKSVNSAPLYILLNLVNSESHNYTAEVVFRHSLNNWSHDFPNVKYTKWLNDQNFDSDDFIFADASGLSRDNRVTTYGLSQFLRRMQLSRYSDYYFSSFSILGVRGSLENVKAPINLKGRILAKSGRLSNVRSISGIILGKDKIFSIIVNNKENSTKNIINILSIVDNTNYCT; the protein is encoded by the coding sequence ATGAAAAAAAAACTTTCTTTATATATTGGATTAATAATTATATCGATAAATACAGCTAATGGTAATTTGTTTTCGATATATTCATACGTCCGTCAAAGAATTAATATTAATTCTATAACTCCTGAAGAGACAAATATATGTTATGCATTACAAAAAAAGATAGAGGATTATATTGATAACTTTAATAGTAAAATAAGTGTTAATATATTAAATAAAAATGGTGAGTTTATTGTAGATATAAATGGAAAAATTCCTAGAATTCCTGCATCGAATCAAAAGATTTTGTCGAGTGCTTTTTCTTTAGATAATTTAGGACCAAACTATATTCTCAAAACATCTCTAAATGAGATGAGTAATGGAGGCTTATACCTTGATGCCTCTGGTGATCCTGACTTTGATAAAAGACATTTAGATGAGTTACTAAGAGGACTAAATAGTAAGGAGTTTAATACGGGTATTAAATTACCAATTTTAATCACTAGTAGTAAAAAAAATACTTGGTGGCCTCCTAGCTGGTCCTATTCTGATAGGAAAGAGGAGTATGGAGCACCAATTACTAAGTACTCGATAGCTAGTAATGCAAGTACTAATGCTTTAAATAATCCAATAGATAATTTTATTAATGAGTTAAAGACTTCTTTAGTAAGAAATAACTTATCAAGTAAATATTTTATTAAACCTGTTTATAATGATTTTTCTATTGATTTTGTTTCTACTATCAAAAGTGTTAATTCTGCGCCCTTATATATTTTACTTAATCTAGTTAATTCAGAAAGCCATAATTATACAGCTGAGGTTGTTTTTAGACATTCATTAAATAACTGGTCTCATGATTTTCCTAATGTTAAATACACTAAGTGGTTAAATGATCAAAACTTTGATTCAGATGATTTTATCTTTGCTGATGCTAGTGGTTTATCAAGAGATAATAGAGTTACCACATATGGTTTATCTCAATTTTTGAGAAGAATGCAATTAAGTAGATATTCCGATTATTATTTCTCATCTTTTTCTATTTTAGGGGTTAGAGGATCATTGGAAAATGTAAAAGCCCCAATAAATCTCAAAGGCAGAATTTTGGCTAAATCAGGAAGACTTAGTAACGTTAGATCTATTTCTGGTATTATATTAGGTAAAGATAAAATATTTAGTATTATTGTTAATAATAAGGAAAATTCGACGAAGAATATTATTAATATTTTATCAATAGTAGATAATACTAATTATTGTACTTAA
- the coaD gene encoding pantetheine-phosphate adenylyltransferase, with amino-acid sequence MKALYPGSFDPLTFGHLDLIQRGSDLFGEVLIAVLENPSKKATFSCERRIEQIENATKDIPGCRTIAFKGLTVDCARENNADLILRGLRAMSDFEYELQVAHTNRSLNNQYETIFLATETHHSFLSSSVVKEVARFGGEIRHMVPEFIAKDLMKLNTN; translated from the coding sequence ATGAAGGCGCTTTATCCGGGTAGTTTCGACCCATTAACGTTTGGGCACCTTGATCTAATTCAAAGAGGAAGTGATTTATTTGGGGAGGTTCTCATTGCAGTATTAGAAAACCCCTCAAAAAAGGCAACTTTCTCCTGCGAGAGAAGAATCGAGCAGATTGAAAATGCTACTAAAGATATCCCAGGTTGCAGAACAATAGCTTTTAAAGGATTAACTGTAGATTGTGCTCGTGAAAACAATGCTGATCTTATTTTAAGAGGCTTAAGAGCTATGAGTGATTTTGAATATGAACTACAAGTTGCTCATACAAACAGATCTTTAAATAATCAGTACGAAACAATTTTTCTCGCGACAGAAACGCACCATAGCTTTTTAAGTAGTTCAGTAGTCAAAGAAGTCGCAAGATTTGGCGGTGAGATTCGCCATATGGTTCCTGAATTTATTGCTAAGGATCTTATGAAACTAAATACTAATTAA
- a CDS encoding flavin reductase family protein, translated as MTLNQDAKKVLLRKIPHGLFICAVREGDEINGFTASWVTQGSFTPPLVVMAVRADGSSHGIIQRTKMFSLNVLREDQKDLAAVFFKPQKGLGGRFEACKFTYGELGMPLIEDVIGGVECEVISGVEHGDHTVFVAEVKSAVLNKDGSALNLASTGWNYGG; from the coding sequence ATGACTCTCAATCAGGATGCAAAAAAAGTTCTTTTGCGCAAAATCCCTCATGGATTATTTATATGTGCAGTAAGAGAGGGTGATGAAATAAATGGTTTTACAGCTAGTTGGGTAACACAAGGTTCATTTACACCTCCATTAGTTGTAATGGCAGTTCGTGCCGATGGATCGAGTCATGGAATTATTCAAAGAACAAAGATGTTTTCTTTAAATGTTTTGAGAGAAGATCAAAAGGACCTAGCAGCTGTGTTTTTTAAGCCTCAAAAAGGTTTGGGAGGAAGATTTGAAGCTTGTAAATTCACTTATGGAGAACTAGGCATGCCGTTAATCGAAGATGTCATAGGTGGCGTTGAATGTGAAGTCATTTCAGGAGTCGAGCATGGAGATCACACAGTTTTCGTCGCTGAAGTAAAAAGTGCAGTATTGAATAAAGATGGATCTGCCTTAAATTTAGCGAGCACAGGTTGGAATTATGGTGGTTAA
- the uvrC gene encoding excinuclease ABC subunit UvrC, translated as MELTPLIRDKSRLSDFLKDIPNDPGCYLMKDGEDRLLYVGKSKKLRNRVRSYFRSGNELSPRISLMVRQVADIELIVTDNESEALTLESNLIKSHQPYFNVLLKDDKKYPYVCITWGDKYPRIFLTRKRRQRQLKDKYYGPYVDVYLLRQTLFTIKKLFPLRQRRIPLYKDRTCLNYSIGRCPGVCQEEISSEDYKNTLKRVEMIFQGRTDELRILLEKQMISFSESLKFEEAGSVRDQLKGIDRLYESQKMIIPDSSVCRDIIAMASEENISSVQIFQMRSGKLIGRLGYFSDNSNFNSSQILQQVIENHYSNVDPVEIPSEILVQHQLVNNILISDWLSEIKKQKVNINVPKRSRKAEIIKLVEKNANLELQRIKQSHDKNLVELDDLANILDLENIPKRIECYDISHIQGSDAVASQVVFIDGIAARQHYRRYKIKSPNIKIGHSDDFESMAEVITRRFRRWARFKEEGGNIDALLSNESSVLDNQNLNDWPDLVVIDGGKGQLSSVVAALEDLKLDQNLNVISLAKKKEEVFIPKVKQSLVTESNQPGMLLLRRLRDEAHRFAITFHRQKRSQRMKRSQLNEIPGLGPQRIKLLLEHFRSIEAIQMATFSELSSTPGLGRSTAVVIRNYFHPDKNK; from the coding sequence GTGGAACTAACACCGTTAATAAGGGACAAGTCAAGATTATCGGATTTTTTGAAGGATATACCTAATGATCCTGGATGTTATTTGATGAAAGATGGTGAGGATAGATTGCTTTATGTTGGTAAATCTAAAAAGTTAAGGAATAGAGTTAGAAGTTATTTTCGTTCAGGTAATGAATTAAGTCCTAGAATATCTTTAATGGTGAGACAAGTTGCAGATATTGAATTGATAGTTACTGATAATGAAAGTGAAGCATTAACATTAGAATCAAATTTAATTAAATCTCATCAACCATATTTCAATGTCTTACTAAAAGATGATAAAAAGTATCCCTATGTTTGTATTACTTGGGGTGATAAATATCCAAGAATTTTTTTAACAAGAAAGAGACGTCAACGACAATTAAAAGATAAATATTATGGTCCTTATGTAGATGTTTATTTACTTAGACAGACTCTGTTTACTATAAAAAAATTGTTTCCACTCAGGCAAAGAAGAATTCCACTTTATAAGGATAGAACATGCCTTAATTATTCAATCGGAAGATGCCCTGGTGTTTGCCAGGAAGAAATAAGTTCAGAAGATTACAAAAACACTTTAAAACGAGTTGAAATGATATTTCAAGGAAGAACGGATGAATTAAGAATATTATTAGAAAAACAAATGATTTCTTTTTCAGAGTCATTGAAATTTGAAGAGGCTGGATCAGTTAGAGATCAGCTTAAGGGTATAGATAGATTGTATGAATCTCAAAAGATGATCATTCCTGATTCATCTGTTTGTAGGGATATAATTGCAATGGCATCAGAAGAAAATATAAGCTCTGTACAAATTTTTCAAATGCGATCAGGTAAATTAATTGGTCGTTTAGGATATTTCTCAGATAATAGTAATTTTAATTCATCTCAAATACTTCAACAAGTAATAGAAAATCATTATTCAAATGTAGATCCTGTTGAAATCCCATCAGAAATATTAGTTCAACATCAACTTGTAAATAATATCTTAATATCAGATTGGCTTAGTGAAATAAAAAAGCAAAAAGTTAATATAAATGTTCCTAAAAGATCTAGAAAAGCAGAGATTATTAAACTCGTAGAAAAAAATGCTAATTTAGAATTACAAAGAATTAAACAATCTCATGATAAGAATTTAGTTGAACTTGATGATCTGGCTAATATCCTTGATTTAGAAAATATTCCAAAGAGAATTGAATGTTATGACATAAGCCATATCCAAGGAAGTGATGCTGTTGCATCACAAGTAGTATTTATTGATGGTATTGCGGCAAGGCAACACTATAGAAGATATAAAATTAAAAGCCCGAATATAAAAATTGGACACAGCGACGATTTCGAATCAATGGCTGAAGTGATAACTAGAAGATTTAGAAGATGGGCTCGTTTTAAAGAAGAAGGTGGAAATATTGATGCCCTACTAAGTAATGAAAGCAGTGTTCTTGACAATCAGAATTTAAATGACTGGCCAGATCTCGTTGTGATAGATGGAGGTAAAGGTCAATTAAGTTCTGTCGTAGCTGCTCTTGAGGACCTGAAACTTGATCAAAATTTAAATGTCATTTCTTTAGCAAAAAAAAAGGAGGAAGTTTTTATTCCGAAGGTTAAACAATCATTAGTTACCGAATCAAATCAACCAGGAATGCTTTTGCTAAGGAGACTGAGAGATGAAGCTCATAGATTTGCAATTACTTTTCATAGGCAAAAAAGGAGTCAACGGATGAAACGTTCTCAGTTAAATGAAATACCGGGTCTTGGACCTCAAAGAATAAAATTATTGCTTGAGCATTTCAGGTCAATTGAGGCAATACAAATGGCTACTTTTTCTGAACTTTCATCAACACCAGGCTTAGGCAGATCAACTGCTGTTGTTATTAGAAACTATTTTCATCCCGATAAAAATAAATAA
- the hemJ gene encoding protoporphyrinogen oxidase HemJ, which translates to MNFSPETYLWFKSFHIIGVVVWFAGLFYLVRLFIYHVEVQTQKEEIRDVFNKQYSLMEKRLANIITTPGMVLAVIMATGLLYMQPSYLSQAWMQVKLLFVLFLLIYHFYCYRIMNQLNNNQFNYSGQQLRALNELPTLLLVVVVMLVVFKNQFPTSAASWLIFGLILFMAASIQFYAKWRRNKKQLT; encoded by the coding sequence ATGAATTTTTCGCCAGAGACATATTTATGGTTTAAATCATTTCATATTATCGGCGTAGTTGTTTGGTTTGCAGGTTTATTTTATTTAGTTAGATTATTTATTTACCATGTTGAAGTACAAACTCAGAAAGAGGAAATTAGGGACGTTTTTAATAAGCAATATTCTTTAATGGAGAAAAGGTTAGCTAATATAATTACCACTCCAGGAATGGTATTGGCTGTTATAATGGCAACTGGTCTATTATATATGCAGCCTTCATATCTATCGCAAGCATGGATGCAAGTTAAATTATTATTTGTATTATTTCTACTTATATATCATTTTTATTGTTATAGAATTATGAATCAATTAAATAATAATCAGTTCAATTATAGTGGTCAGCAACTCCGAGCATTGAATGAGTTGCCAACACTACTTTTGGTAGTTGTTGTAATGCTTGTTGTATTTAAAAACCAATTCCCAACAAGTGCTGCAAGTTGGTTGATCTTTGGGCTAATACTTTTTATGGCTGCAAGTATACAATTTTATGCCAAATGGCGCAGGAACAAGAAACAACTTACTTAG
- a CDS encoding PHP domain-containing protein produces the protein MAQEQETTYLVNMTNKDFLCLKNIIKSVTKDSCPNSINFHMHSTYSDGSLSPIEIYNQALELNIDHYAITDHHSVDAYLELVKIIESDYLDSSIFPKLWTGIEITCLLKGCLVHVLGLGFDPSSKHLLPYVEHRSAIGNELLASNVVDSIHNANGIAVLAHPARYKLPFDILINEASKLNFDAVETWYNYERAPIWIPSEFICDKIFDCANSYSLLSTCGTDTHGLSLLRR, from the coding sequence ATGGCGCAGGAACAAGAAACAACTTACTTAGTTAATATGACTAATAAGGATTTTCTTTGTTTAAAAAATATAATCAAATCTGTTACTAAAGATAGTTGTCCAAATTCTATTAATTTTCATATGCATTCAACTTATAGTGATGGAAGTTTGTCTCCTATAGAAATCTATAATCAAGCCTTAGAACTAAATATTGATCATTATGCAATTACAGATCATCATTCAGTTGATGCATATCTTGAATTAGTTAAAATTATTGAATCTGATTATCTTGATAGTTCAATTTTTCCAAAACTTTGGACTGGTATAGAAATTACCTGCTTATTAAAAGGATGTTTAGTACATGTTTTAGGGCTTGGATTTGATCCTAGCTCTAAACACTTATTACCTTATGTTGAACATAGATCTGCTATTGGTAATGAATTACTAGCATCAAATGTAGTTGATTCGATACACAATGCGAATGGAATTGCTGTTTTAGCTCATCCTGCAAGATATAAGCTTCCATTTGATATTTTAATTAATGAAGCATCAAAGCTTAATTTTGATGCTGTTGAAACTTGGTATAACTACGAAAGAGCACCTATTTGGATCCCGTCAGAGTTTATTTGCGATAAAATATTTGATTGTGCAAATTCTTATTCATTGTTATCAACATGTGGAACAGATACTCATGGATTATCTCTTTTAAGGCGCTGA
- the cobN gene encoding cobaltochelatase subunit CobN: MHRIASLPGNDPQEEITFIEQPNAPVIFLTSATSDITCLSSVLKQPKNKKWRNKIRALPIAYLSSNASIDHYISNTCNTAEIVVVRFLGSRSYWSYGFEQLSLWQLEKPNRQLIVVSGIESTANDLKDISSIKEDQVDFIQLLLNEGGLKNYNYFLKVLDNIISLEEIKLERDLIEYHDDLVKWKWIDNDYPKIAIFLYKSLLQSGNTELAESIVEISKRHQINPKIVWITSFKSKDIQKEIINLLDNEKIEAIITTTSFSSVEYENDNIKNSLWETLDVPVYQLLISSSTVNEWKKSTVGLNPIDLSIQVVLPEVDGRICTVPIAFKNLSYTDNELSISVYKTEPYDKHIEWCINYIKNLVYLRKTSNFNKKIAIVIANYPVKDSRIANGVGLDTPETLLYVLRWLKDEGYYLGDNPLPRSSKELINKLITYRTNSDETISNEPQSYLSLVDYLYQWKKIEANAKEKVIKRWGEPNCSKQLEEGGFPINGFTLGNITVLVQANRGFEQDNLSDLHSPDLPPTHKYIAQYFWLSHSFKANAIIHLGKHGSVEWLPGKGVGLSSNCFPFIICPPVPNIYPFIVNDPGEGSQAKRRTHAIIIDHLTPPLSHAGSYNELIEIENLIDEYYESKLINDNRNELLEKKIIDLLIKNSWPSIDPYIIKDDIKRIHIQEIIDTAESYLCEIKQSQIRTGLHIFGVNQSMDKLIELTLAISNVPTGNIAGLSQYLAEDLGFTIDPWRDEESLDLTQRDINLFKEYTSINARKVGQLIDWFNEIGMYIIEFHCIHILNLETTAKNKIDLDSKLLKYLDIENPNIFINHLITNILPRLLKSSKNEKTNLLRALEGKRIASGPSGAPTRGKLEVLPTGKNFFSVDIRAIPTETAWDLGKRSAEKLVDLYLQENGEHLLHLAISIWGTSTMRNGGEDICQLFALMGLMPIWDGTLRRVVDVEVIPMSVLNRPRVDVTLRISGLFRDAFPQIIELIRRGQNLIGNLNEPNAINPLAESYRNGKTDSRIYGSAPGSYGAGLQEIINNGSWDHQSELANAFIEWSKWRYEGSNNIVKDKKGLEYNLSKVKVVLHSQDNREHDILDSDDYYQFQGGLISAVKKTSGNNPQAYFADNSRYQRPRIHKLSKEIDKVVRSRLLNPKWLEGMKQHGYKGAFEMSASLDYLFSFDATTNLVPNWCYESIASNWLVDEKTRKFIIDNNPWALRDIAERLLEASNRKLWTDVSNEEIASIKSILSDIDSKIEKFNSNRRNNKSAP; this comes from the coding sequence ATGCATAGAATTGCCAGCCTTCCTGGGAATGATCCTCAAGAAGAAATTACATTTATTGAACAACCTAATGCACCAGTTATCTTCCTAACTAGTGCTACATCCGACATAACTTGTTTATCCTCTGTATTAAAGCAACCTAAAAATAAAAAGTGGAGAAATAAAATCAGGGCTTTACCAATAGCCTATTTATCATCAAATGCATCAATCGACCATTATATATCCAATACATGTAATACAGCAGAAATCGTTGTTGTTAGGTTTTTAGGATCAAGATCATATTGGTCATATGGATTTGAACAACTAAGTTTATGGCAATTAGAGAAACCTAATAGACAATTAATAGTAGTCTCTGGCATAGAGAGTACAGCAAATGATCTTAAAGATATTAGTAGTATAAAAGAAGATCAAGTTGATTTTATTCAACTTCTATTAAATGAAGGCGGTTTAAAAAACTATAATTACTTTTTAAAGGTTTTAGATAACATAATAAGTTTAGAAGAAATTAAACTTGAAAGAGATTTAATTGAATATCATGATGATTTAGTCAAATGGAAATGGATAGATAATGATTACCCTAAGATTGCTATATTTCTCTACAAATCATTATTGCAATCAGGCAACACAGAATTAGCAGAATCAATAGTTGAAATTTCAAAAAGACATCAGATAAATCCCAAAATCGTATGGATTACTAGTTTTAAGTCAAAAGATATTCAGAAAGAAATAATAAATTTATTGGATAATGAAAAAATTGAAGCGATCATTACTACTACTTCATTCTCATCAGTTGAATATGAGAATGATAATATAAAAAATAGCCTATGGGAGACATTAGACGTTCCTGTCTATCAACTACTTATATCCAGTTCGACGGTTAATGAATGGAAAAAATCAACAGTAGGTTTAAATCCAATTGACTTATCAATTCAAGTTGTTCTGCCAGAAGTAGATGGTCGAATTTGTACAGTTCCAATTGCATTTAAAAATCTTAGCTATACAGATAATGAATTATCTATATCTGTATATAAAACAGAACCTTATGACAAACATATTGAATGGTGTATTAATTACATAAAAAATCTTGTTTATCTTAGAAAAACAAGCAACTTCAATAAAAAAATTGCTATTGTAATAGCTAATTATCCTGTTAAGGATTCAAGGATTGCAAATGGAGTTGGTTTAGATACACCAGAAACCCTTTTGTACGTTTTGAGATGGTTAAAAGATGAAGGATATTATTTAGGAGATAACCCCTTGCCAAGAAGTAGTAAAGAGCTAATTAACAAGTTAATTACTTATAGGACAAATTCTGATGAAACCATATCTAACGAACCCCAATCATATTTAAGCCTTGTTGATTATTTATACCAGTGGAAAAAAATTGAAGCTAATGCGAAGGAAAAGGTGATTAAACGATGGGGAGAACCAAATTGTTCAAAACAATTAGAAGAAGGCGGGTTCCCGATCAATGGATTTACTCTAGGAAATATAACTGTATTAGTTCAAGCAAATAGAGGCTTTGAACAAGATAATTTGTCAGATTTGCACTCACCAGATCTACCACCCACACATAAATATATTGCGCAATATTTTTGGTTATCGCATTCATTTAAGGCAAATGCAATTATACATCTAGGAAAGCACGGTAGCGTTGAATGGTTACCTGGTAAAGGTGTTGGTTTAAGTAGTAATTGTTTCCCATTTATTATTTGCCCACCAGTTCCAAACATATACCCATTTATCGTAAATGACCCTGGAGAAGGGTCACAAGCAAAAAGAAGGACACACGCGATAATTATTGATCATTTAACACCGCCACTTTCTCACGCTGGTAGTTATAATGAGTTAATAGAAATTGAGAACTTAATTGATGAATATTATGAATCTAAACTTATTAATGATAATAGAAATGAGTTATTAGAAAAAAAGATTATAGACTTATTAATTAAAAATTCATGGCCAAGTATTGACCCATATATAATTAAAGATGATATCAAAAGAATTCATATACAAGAGATAATAGATACTGCAGAAAGTTATTTATGTGAAATAAAACAATCCCAAATAAGGACTGGACTTCATATCTTTGGTGTGAATCAAAGTATGGATAAACTAATAGAATTAACGTTGGCTATATCAAATGTGCCTACAGGGAACATTGCTGGTTTATCACAATATTTAGCTGAAGATTTAGGTTTTACCATTGACCCCTGGAGAGACGAAGAAAGTTTAGACTTAACGCAAAGAGATATTAATTTATTTAAAGAATATACCTCTATTAATGCAAGAAAAGTAGGGCAGCTAATTGACTGGTTTAATGAAATTGGAATGTATATAATTGAGTTTCATTGTATACATATACTTAATCTCGAAACCACTGCCAAAAATAAAATCGACCTTGATAGTAAACTACTAAAATATTTAGATATTGAAAACCCAAATATATTTATAAATCATTTAATAACTAATATTTTACCTAGATTATTAAAAAGTTCCAAAAACGAAAAGACTAATTTACTTAGAGCGTTGGAAGGGAAGAGAATTGCTAGCGGCCCTTCTGGTGCCCCAACAAGAGGAAAATTAGAGGTCTTACCGACAGGTAAAAATTTCTTTTCTGTTGATATTAGAGCTATTCCAACAGAAACAGCATGGGACCTGGGGAAAAGAAGTGCTGAAAAATTAGTTGATCTTTACCTACAAGAAAATGGAGAGCACCTTTTACATCTCGCTATTTCAATATGGGGAACTTCAACCATGAGAAATGGAGGAGAAGATATTTGTCAACTATTTGCACTTATGGGTCTAATGCCTATATGGGATGGAACTTTAAGAAGAGTTGTGGACGTTGAAGTCATTCCCATGAGTGTTTTAAATAGGCCCAGAGTCGACGTCACATTAAGAATATCTGGTTTATTTAGGGATGCATTCCCCCAAATCATTGAATTAATACGAAGAGGACAAAACCTTATTGGGAATTTAAATGAGCCCAATGCAATTAATCCCCTTGCTGAGTCTTATAGAAATGGAAAAACCGACTCAAGAATATATGGATCAGCACCTGGATCATATGGAGCAGGTTTGCAAGAAATTATCAATAATGGCTCATGGGATCATCAATCTGAACTGGCTAATGCATTTATAGAATGGAGTAAATGGCGATATGAAGGTTCAAACAATATTGTTAAAGACAAAAAAGGGTTGGAATATAATTTATCAAAAGTAAAAGTAGTACTTCATAGTCAAGATAATAGAGAGCACGACATACTCGATTCAGATGATTACTATCAATTTCAGGGTGGCTTAATCTCTGCAGTAAAGAAAACTAGTGGTAACAATCCACAAGCTTATTTTGCAGATAATTCTAGATATCAACGACCAAGAATACATAAACTTTCAAAAGAAATAGATAAGGTTGTTAGGAGTAGGTTATTAAATCCAAAATGGCTTGAGGGAATGAAACAACATGGCTATAAAGGAGCTTTCGAGATGTCAGCAAGCCTTGACTATTTATTCTCTTTTGATGCAACAACTAACCTTGTTCCTAATTGGTGTTATGAGTCAATTGCAAGTAATTGGTTGGTAGATGAAAAGACAAGAAAATTTATTATTGATAACAATCCATGGGCATTAAGAGATATCGCTGAAAGACTACTAGAAGCATCAAATCGAAAGCTTTGGACAGATGTATCTAATGAAGAAATAGCATCTATTAAATCTATTTTATCTGATATAGACAGTAAAATTGAAAAATTTAATTCCAATAGAAGAAATAATAAATCAGCGCCTTAA
- a CDS encoding branched-chain amino acid transaminase: MHSFLPFAWFEGQCIPFNDAKLSIATHALHYGTAAFGGMRAIPDPNNSKSFLLFRADKHAKRLCQSAKFLMTELDEDFVLNSLETFLVKNKPTQPVYIRPFVYTSDLGIAPRLHNIETNFFIYGIELGDYLSPDGVTCRVSSWTRQQDNSLPLRGKISGAYITSSLAKTEAVKSGFDEALLLNSQGKVSEASGMNIFIVRNGDLITPGVDQDILEGITRASVLELAKSNGINVIERPVDKTELFISDEVFLTGTAAKITPIKMIETTLMSKEMPTMNLLRDKLTKITEGLVPEYENWVKRVNID, encoded by the coding sequence ATGCATAGTTTTCTTCCCTTCGCTTGGTTTGAGGGTCAATGTATTCCATTCAATGATGCAAAGCTATCAATAGCTACTCACGCCCTTCATTATGGAACTGCAGCTTTTGGTGGGATGCGTGCTATCCCTGACCCGAATAATAGTAAATCATTTTTATTATTTAGGGCAGATAAACATGCAAAAAGATTATGCCAAAGCGCTAAATTTTTGATGACTGAATTAGATGAGGATTTTGTATTAAACTCTCTAGAAACGTTTCTAGTCAAAAATAAACCTACTCAACCTGTATATATAAGACCATTTGTCTATACTAGTGATTTAGGAATTGCACCAAGATTACATAATATCGAAACTAATTTCTTTATTTACGGAATAGAATTAGGGGATTATCTTTCACCAGATGGTGTTACATGTCGCGTCAGTAGCTGGACCCGTCAGCAAGACAATTCACTTCCTCTGCGTGGGAAAATTAGTGGAGCATACATAACAAGCTCATTAGCTAAAACGGAAGCAGTAAAAAGTGGATTTGATGAGGCACTATTACTTAACAGTCAAGGTAAAGTTAGTGAGGCTAGTGGAATGAACATCTTTATAGTTCGGAATGGTGATCTCATAACACCTGGTGTAGATCAAGATATTCTTGAAGGTATTACTCGTGCAAGTGTTTTAGAACTTGCTAAGAGTAATGGAATAAATGTTATTGAAAGACCTGTAGATAAAACAGAGTTATTTATATCGGATGAGGTTTTCTTAACAGGCACAGCTGCAAAGATAACTCCGATTAAAATGATTGAAACAACATTAATGAGTAAAGAAATGCCAACAATGAATTTACTCAGAGATAAATTAACTAAAATTACAGAAGGTTTAGTACCTGAATATGAGAATTGGGTTAAACGTGTGAATATAGATTAA